In the Paenibacillus sp. FSL H7-0357 genome, one interval contains:
- a CDS encoding YlbF family regulator: MSVAELNTVDMAEVLTYAYELGDMINQSAEVSDYLYWKGRVDCNPEIQAMVKQLQNKKELFEETQRFGHFHPNYHSAKDEVSRVEQELEQFEEVARFKLAEKTLDDILHSMSEAIAFSVSESIKVPSNDPNPKGGGCGSGGKCSCG, translated from the coding sequence ATGAGCGTAGCGGAGTTGAATACGGTCGATATGGCCGAAGTGCTGACATACGCCTATGAATTAGGCGACATGATTAACCAATCGGCCGAAGTGTCGGATTACTTATACTGGAAAGGCCGGGTAGATTGCAACCCGGAAATCCAGGCCATGGTCAAACAGCTGCAGAACAAGAAGGAGCTGTTCGAAGAGACACAGCGGTTCGGACATTTTCACCCGAACTATCATTCGGCCAAGGATGAGGTATCGCGGGTGGAGCAGGAACTTGAACAATTCGAGGAAGTTGCCCGCTTCAAGCTGGCCGAGAAGACGCTGGACGATATTCTTCATTCCATGTCGGAAGCGATTGCGTTCTCTGTATCGGAGAGCATCAAGGTTCCAAGCAATGACCCGAATCCTAAGGGCGGCGGATGCGGCAGCGGAGGCAAATGCTCCTGCGGATAA
- a CDS encoding YlbG family protein, which produces MFAERTGYIVWVSDVKAARNLEKYGTLHYVSRKMHYAVMYVNAERAEEVMKNVRRLSYVRKIERSYRNELKTEYTSNGPDKSRYYGL; this is translated from the coding sequence ATGTTTGCGGAACGGACAGGATATATCGTATGGGTTAGCGACGTTAAGGCGGCGCGTAATCTGGAAAAATATGGAACACTGCATTATGTATCGCGGAAGATGCATTATGCGGTCATGTATGTGAATGCGGAACGCGCCGAGGAAGTTATGAAGAATGTCCGCAGACTTTCCTACGTGCGCAAGATTGAAAGATCTTACCGCAATGAGTTGAAGACGGAATACACCAGTAACGGACCGGACAAGTCCCGTTATTACGGATTGTAA
- a CDS encoding EAL domain-containing protein codes for MRGEIKELGRLTAFLDIMNNKRLDTFFQPILQLSSGRTIGHEALNRPHGSVHFPTTEHFYEFAGRTEQMFRFEQDCRRLSLSRYVERLPKSGVESERLVFINVHPGVLNDARHKSGETLGLLQELGLSPERIVFELTERQAVQDYVGFEKVLSHYREQGFRIAVDDAGSGYNSLKTLVYLKPEFIKLDKSLIHGIQGNREQQELLELVREYAERSSTRVIAEGIETAGELQFLQQAGIEFGQGYALGRPVHRPVHGSFPSDIIKVPVRGGYKHVSSDR; via the coding sequence ATGAGAGGTGAGATCAAGGAACTGGGAAGATTGACCGCCTTCCTGGATATTATGAATAACAAACGGCTGGATACTTTTTTTCAACCGATACTGCAGCTGTCTTCCGGACGGACCATCGGACATGAGGCACTGAACAGGCCTCATGGCTCGGTACATTTCCCGACTACAGAGCATTTCTATGAGTTTGCCGGACGGACAGAGCAGATGTTCCGCTTCGAGCAGGATTGCCGCAGGCTGTCGCTTTCAAGGTATGTGGAGAGGCTTCCGAAATCAGGTGTGGAAAGTGAACGGCTTGTCTTCATCAATGTGCATCCGGGTGTGTTGAATGATGCCCGCCATAAAAGCGGAGAAACCTTGGGACTGCTGCAGGAGCTCGGGTTGTCACCTGAGCGGATTGTCTTTGAGCTGACCGAAAGGCAGGCTGTACAGGATTATGTAGGCTTTGAAAAAGTGCTGTCCCATTACCGCGAGCAGGGCTTCCGGATTGCTGTCGATGATGCCGGCTCCGGGTATAACAGCTTGAAGACACTGGTTTATTTAAAGCCGGAATTCATCAAGCTGGACAAGTCTTTGATCCACGGCATTCAGGGCAACCGGGAACAGCAGGAACTTTTGGAGCTGGTCCGGGAATACGCCGAGCGTTCATCGACCCGGGTGATCGCCGAGGGAATCGAGACAGCCGGGGAGCTGCAATTTTTGCAGCAGGCGGGGATTGAATTCGGTCAAGGGTACGCTCTGGGCAGGCCCGTCCATCGTCCAGTGCATGGATCGTTCCCCTCCGATATCATTAAAGTTCCGGTGAGAGGAGGCTACAAGCATGTTTCTTCAGATCGGTGA
- a CDS encoding GGDEF domain-containing protein, which produces MFLQIGEIAEQIPEISPQHKCEYVDQIFKSNPQLQGVAVTENGHPVALIMRIRFYQQIGTLYGYTLYMGRAVSLVMDRNPLAVEYKTPITEVSRLAMNRNEENLYDYVIVIHEGVMFGAVSVRDLLLNFAEIQAVAASYLNPLTGLPGNLSINEWIVKSLLQEQFSVLYIDLDHFKAYNDTYGFKEGDRMIQATAEILKHCALRLEGFLGHIGGDDFIIFINNYDYEDCCRIIIREFETAVKGFYHAGHLAQQYVLTESRSGVMEEIPLVSISIAIVTNRFQRFDSIEAISGEAARIKKKCKMIKGSSLVDDADRIASRSGN; this is translated from the coding sequence ATGTTTCTTCAGATCGGTGAAATCGCGGAGCAAATTCCTGAGATTTCCCCTCAGCATAAATGCGAATACGTGGATCAAATATTCAAAAGCAATCCCCAGCTCCAAGGAGTGGCGGTAACCGAAAACGGGCATCCGGTAGCGTTAATTATGAGAATCCGATTTTACCAGCAGATAGGCACTTTATACGGTTATACGCTGTATATGGGAAGAGCGGTTTCGCTCGTGATGGACAGAAATCCGCTTGCCGTAGAGTACAAAACACCGATCACCGAGGTCAGCAGGCTGGCAATGAACAGAAATGAAGAGAATCTTTATGATTATGTGATCGTTATCCATGAAGGTGTAATGTTCGGAGCCGTGAGTGTAAGGGATTTGCTGCTTAATTTTGCCGAGATTCAGGCTGTAGCCGCCAGTTATCTGAACCCACTTACCGGTTTGCCGGGTAATCTGAGCATCAATGAATGGATTGTGAAATCACTGCTGCAGGAGCAATTCAGCGTACTTTATATTGACCTTGACCATTTCAAAGCTTATAACGACACCTATGGATTTAAGGAAGGGGACCGGATGATTCAGGCGACTGCGGAAATTTTAAAGCACTGTGCGCTGCGTCTGGAGGGCTTTTTAGGGCATATCGGCGGGGATGACTTTATCATTTTCATCAATAATTATGATTATGAGGATTGCTGCAGGATCATTATCAGGGAATTTGAGACAGCGGTGAAGGGCTTTTATCATGCCGGCCATCTCGCACAGCAGTATGTGCTGACTGAAAGCCGCTCAGGAGTGATGGAGGAAATTCCGCTCGTCTCGATTTCCATCGCCATAGTGACCAACCGCTTCCAGCGTTTTGATTCCATCGAAGCCATTTCGGGTGAGGCGGCGCGGATCAAGAAAAAATGCAAAATGATCAAAGGCAGCAGTCTTGTGGATGACGCAGACAGAATTGCAAGCAGGTCCGGCAACTAA
- a CDS encoding selenium metabolism-associated LysR family transcriptional regulator, producing the protein MNFHQLHIFYTVSERGSFSAAAQTLHMTQPAVTMQVQALEDYFGAKLFDRSSKKIVLSEAGRTLMPFALRSIQLMRETDQAMSAFTHMLEGRLQLGASLTIGEYVLPRLLGPFGKAYPNISIMMKVMNTSQIMEEIHKHQLNFGLIEAPVSHPDMEIEPVMGDELKLIVPSEHPLADRDEVTLEEALEYPFVLREQGSGTRRVMEEQLIAKGLDPAAMRVVMELGSTGAVKSAVEAGLGLTIISASSVKHEVTLGLLKIVNLSDTSFKRQFYAIHLKSTLLPISAVTFLTFLRQHANDR; encoded by the coding sequence ATGAATTTTCATCAGCTTCATATTTTTTATACGGTATCTGAACGGGGCAGCTTCTCTGCTGCAGCCCAGACACTGCATATGACGCAGCCGGCGGTAACGATGCAGGTACAGGCATTGGAAGACTATTTCGGAGCCAAGCTGTTCGACCGTTCGAGTAAAAAAATTGTGCTCTCCGAGGCCGGCCGGACGCTTATGCCCTTCGCGCTGCGCAGCATTCAGCTGATGCGGGAGACAGACCAGGCGATGTCGGCTTTTACCCATATGCTGGAGGGACGGCTGCAGCTCGGGGCAAGCCTGACGATTGGAGAATATGTACTGCCGCGTCTGCTGGGTCCTTTTGGCAAAGCGTATCCGAATATTTCGATCATGATGAAAGTGATGAATACGTCGCAGATCATGGAGGAAATTCACAAACACCAGCTAAATTTTGGGCTGATCGAGGCGCCGGTGTCCCATCCCGACATGGAGATTGAACCGGTCATGGGCGATGAGCTCAAGCTGATTGTTCCCAGTGAGCATCCGCTTGCAGACAGGGATGAAGTTACACTAGAGGAAGCGCTGGAGTATCCGTTTGTGCTGCGCGAACAGGGCTCGGGAACACGTCGGGTGATGGAAGAACAGCTGATAGCCAAGGGGCTGGATCCGGCCGCGATGCGAGTCGTAATGGAGCTGGGCAGCACAGGCGCGGTAAAATCAGCGGTGGAGGCCGGGCTGGGTCTGACCATAATCTCAGCCTCCTCGGTTAAGCATGAGGTGACGCTGGGGCTGCTGAAGATTGTGAATCTGTCAGATACTTCTTTTAAGAGACAATTCTATGCGATTCATCTAAAATCAACGCTGCTGCCGATCTCTGCGGTTACGTTTCTGACCTTTTTGCGCCAGCACGCGAACGACCGGTAG
- a CDS encoding GNAT family N-acetyltransferase: MVILLRGEKVVLRDLREEDIRKIYYFYYEAEDREFLQWDGPYEPLEQVSYAQFAEKYNGMLALVGTDKPRNRLIIEIDGEIKGSVGRYWVAEVTNWFEIGIAIYDSRYWSGGYGTEAFSMWMEYLFNSLDTVRLGIGTWSGNARMMGLAAKCGMVEEARVRKARIVRGEYYDAIKMGILREEWQSAGTL; encoded by the coding sequence ATGGTCATTTTGCTGCGCGGAGAGAAGGTTGTCTTGCGGGACCTGAGGGAAGAGGATATCCGCAAAATCTATTATTTCTATTATGAGGCAGAAGATCGCGAGTTTCTGCAATGGGATGGTCCCTACGAACCTCTGGAGCAAGTAAGTTATGCACAATTTGCGGAAAAATATAACGGGATGCTGGCACTTGTAGGTACGGATAAACCGCGGAACCGTTTGATTATCGAGATTGATGGTGAGATTAAGGGAAGTGTGGGCAGATACTGGGTTGCGGAAGTCACGAATTGGTTTGAAATCGGAATTGCTATTTATGACTCCCGTTATTGGTCTGGAGGATACGGTACCGAAGCCTTCAGCATGTGGATGGAATATCTGTTCAATTCGCTGGATACGGTCCGTCTCGGCATAGGCACCTGGTCCGGCAACGCCCGGATGATGGGGTTGGCCGCCAAATGCGGGATGGTGGAGGAAGCCCGTGTCCGCAAAGCGCGGATTGTGCGGGGCGAATATTATGATGCCATAAAGATGGGGATTCTTCGTGAAGAGTGGCAGTCTGCAGGCACATTATAA
- a CDS encoding PHP domain-containing protein, with protein MENDVEASNPIDGAKQGLQGRCDLHTHTQASDGMQPPAENVRIARHKGLAAVAITDHDTVSGVAEALEAGLKYGITVVPGVEISTRAEGKEIHVLGYYIDTQQELFLSRLAEQRDTRAKRNASIIGKLRGLGINITLDNVIAGIGRELKPDESIGRPHIADELVRLGAAADMREAFDKYLATGAAAYVSPPRITPELACEWIIEAGGTPVLAHPGIYGDDELVRGILTRSSLRGIEVYHSDHTPADEERYLAMAEQFGLVVTGGSDFHGARQGVIFHGDLGSVTVSADVLERLKR; from the coding sequence ATGGAGAACGATGTGGAAGCGAGCAACCCTATAGATGGTGCTAAACAAGGATTACAGGGCCGATGTGATTTACATACCCATACACAGGCTTCGGACGGGATGCAGCCACCGGCGGAAAATGTGCGGATTGCCCGTCATAAAGGGCTGGCCGCAGTAGCGATTACCGACCATGATACGGTAAGCGGCGTTGCCGAAGCGCTGGAAGCGGGCCTGAAGTACGGGATTACTGTTGTACCAGGCGTAGAAATCAGCACCCGTGCAGAAGGTAAGGAGATTCATGTGCTTGGATATTATATCGATACACAGCAGGAACTGTTTCTCTCGCGGCTTGCAGAGCAAAGAGACACCCGTGCCAAGCGCAATGCGTCTATTATCGGCAAGCTGCGCGGACTCGGCATCAATATTACGCTGGACAATGTTATTGCAGGGATCGGCCGCGAATTGAAGCCTGATGAAAGTATCGGGCGGCCCCATATCGCTGATGAACTCGTACGGCTGGGCGCGGCAGCGGATATGCGCGAGGCCTTTGATAAATATTTGGCAACTGGTGCGGCGGCATATGTCTCTCCCCCGCGGATTACGCCTGAGCTGGCCTGTGAGTGGATTATTGAAGCCGGAGGCACTCCAGTGCTGGCTCACCCCGGCATCTACGGTGATGATGAGCTGGTGCGCGGTATTCTGACCCGAAGCTCTCTGCGGGGCATTGAGGTCTATCATTCCGACCATACTCCCGCCGATGAGGAGCGTTATCTGGCGATGGCCGAACAATTCGGCCTGGTTGTTACCGGCGGCTCGGATTTTCATGGTGCGAGGCAGGGTGTGATCTTCCACGGTGATCTGGGAAGCGTTACGGTTTCTGCCGATGTGCTGGAGCGGCTGAAAAGATAG
- a CDS encoding Rqc2 family fibronectin-binding protein, with amino-acid sequence MALDGIVTRAIVHELGPFIGARIGKIYQPNAHDLIFILRGTGGGGKLLLSANPTYPRLHLTDRNTVNPAEAPMFCMLMRKHCEGGTIESITQVGMERIIHINIKTRDELGDVSAKKIIIELMGRHSNIILTDLSTGTIIDGIHHVTPSISSYRNVMPGIAYLEPPQQHKLNPLEIGKEDFVTLFSSAEEAALLAGTQEEEEPEEIIEGEIADLLRSLEEPKADGSGGPSPTADPIGWMVHAFSGMSPLIAGEIVRQRSAGGSEAAEAGRDQQDVGSDDSSGNPLLLWEAFNQVLAPVREFRFSPVIGTNAKGKPVFSAIPLALPDESLKHYSSISVCMEDYYGDKAERDTVKQRVSDLIRFLGNERSKNIKKLANLQKDLEEAEDADRYRIWGELLFASLYAVSKGDKEARLVNYYDENQAETTIPLDPLLTPSDNAQRYFKKYNKYKNSLRVIGEQLIKTHEEIAYMETLLQQLAHASLNDIEEIRDELVSQGYMRDRSKKGKKKKKTTRPTLQVFTSSEGVDIYVGKNNLQNEYVTNRLASANDTWLHTKDIPGSHVVIRSEEFGDATLEEAAQLAAYFSQAKQSSSVPVDCTLIRHVRKPSGAKPGFVIYDHQKTLFVTPDEARIKSLPNALRS; translated from the coding sequence ATGGCATTAGACGGCATCGTTACAAGAGCGATCGTGCATGAGCTTGGGCCTTTCATCGGTGCACGCATCGGCAAAATATATCAACCAAACGCTCACGACCTTATCTTCATCCTGCGCGGCACAGGCGGCGGAGGCAAGCTGCTGCTGTCGGCCAATCCGACCTACCCGCGACTGCATCTGACGGACCGGAACACGGTTAATCCTGCGGAAGCACCGATGTTCTGCATGCTGATGCGCAAGCACTGCGAAGGCGGCACGATTGAGAGCATCACCCAGGTCGGTATGGAACGCATCATTCATATAAACATCAAGACACGGGATGAGCTGGGAGACGTTTCGGCCAAAAAAATCATTATTGAGCTCATGGGACGGCACAGCAATATCATTCTGACCGATCTCTCCACGGGCACGATCATCGACGGTATTCATCACGTTACCCCATCGATCAGCAGCTACCGGAATGTCATGCCCGGCATCGCCTACCTGGAGCCGCCGCAGCAGCACAAGCTGAATCCGCTGGAGATCGGCAAAGAGGATTTTGTTACTTTGTTCTCCTCGGCAGAAGAAGCAGCACTGCTGGCAGGCACCCAGGAGGAAGAAGAGCCCGAAGAAATTATTGAGGGCGAGATTGCGGACCTGCTGCGGTCTCTGGAAGAGCCCAAAGCAGATGGTTCAGGCGGTCCATCGCCAACAGCCGATCCAATCGGATGGATGGTGCATGCCTTCAGCGGCATGAGTCCGCTGATTGCCGGAGAAATTGTGCGGCAGCGCAGCGCCGGCGGTTCCGAAGCCGCGGAGGCCGGACGCGATCAGCAGGATGTTGGTTCAGACGACAGCAGCGGGAATCCGCTCCTGTTGTGGGAGGCCTTTAATCAGGTACTGGCTCCGGTGCGGGAATTCCGGTTTTCACCGGTTATAGGGACGAATGCCAAAGGCAAACCCGTTTTCTCGGCAATTCCGCTGGCATTGCCGGATGAAAGCTTGAAGCATTACAGCTCGATCAGCGTTTGTATGGAAGACTATTACGGGGATAAAGCGGAGCGGGATACCGTGAAGCAGCGCGTCAGCGATCTGATTCGCTTCCTGGGCAATGAGCGGAGCAAAAATATTAAAAAGCTCGCCAATCTCCAGAAAGACCTGGAAGAAGCGGAAGATGCCGACCGTTACCGGATTTGGGGCGAGCTGCTGTTTGCGTCACTGTATGCCGTGTCCAAGGGCGACAAGGAAGCACGGCTGGTGAACTATTACGATGAGAACCAGGCGGAGACGACCATTCCGCTTGATCCGCTGCTGACGCCTTCGGACAACGCGCAGCGTTACTTCAAGAAATACAACAAATACAAGAACAGCCTGCGGGTCATCGGTGAGCAGCTGATCAAAACCCATGAGGAAATTGCTTATATGGAAACACTGCTGCAGCAGCTGGCCCACGCCTCCCTCAATGATATCGAGGAAATCCGCGATGAGCTTGTCAGCCAGGGTTACATGCGCGACCGCAGCAAAAAGGGCAAAAAGAAGAAGAAAACCACCCGTCCTACCTTACAGGTGTTTACCTCCTCCGAGGGCGTGGACATCTATGTCGGCAAAAACAACCTGCAGAATGAATACGTCACAAACCGGCTGGCTTCTGCCAATGACACTTGGCTGCACACGAAAGATATCCCCGGCTCGCATGTCGTGATCCGCAGCGAGGAATTCGGCGATGCCACCCTGGAGGAAGCGGCTCAGCTTGCCGCCTACTTCAGTCAGGCCAAGCAGTCAAGCAGCGTGCCAGTGGACTGCACCCTGATCCGCCATGTCCGCAAGCCAAGCGGTGCAAAGCCCGGCTTCGTCATTTACGATCACCAGAAGACTCTGTTTGTCACACCGGATGAGGCGCGGATCAAAAGTCTGCCGAATGCTTTGAGAAGCTAG
- a CDS encoding calcium-translocating P-type ATPase, SERCA-type: MEQKSWHRFGAEELQRMLNIHPGVGLSGEEAEERRKESGYNELSEGKTISPITLLLNQFKDFMVLVLMGATLVSGLLGEYLDAITIIAIILLNGVLGFVQEFRAERSLRALKQLSAPSAKVLRGGKQEVIPAKMLVPGDIVLLESGDRIPADIRWLECSALYAEESALTGESLPVSKHAEPIHAEEIPLGDQKNIGFMGTMVTRGTGKAVVVRTGMDTEMGKIADLIQNTESQETPLQHRLEQLGKILIYVSLGLTIVVVVAGILHGQPATAMFLAGVSLAVAAIPEGLPAIVTIALALGVQRMIKRKAIVRKLPSVETLGCASVICSDKTGTLTQNKMTVTRLWTGGRSLDVTGEGYAPSGQVMEKGRAVDLKHDQSLRRMLQVGALCSNAEIVESLSSDSRGKRKGKDKGETDKAADTQSVWELKGDPTEGALVALSAKMGLTAQSLAVTYAREKEFPFDSERKLMSVIVGHPGGRMICTKGAPDVLLSNCAYMLWEGGVVPCTPTLRQKVLEANEEMASGALRVLGMAYRELRSGEAADSEKEAESQLIFVGLAGMIDPPRREVRDAISITRRAGIKTVMITGDHGTTAEAIAHQLGILQRGGTVLTGSQLTRMTDDELDKVSDSVYVYARVSPEHKLRIVKSLQRRGHVVAMTGDGVNDAPAIKAADIGISMGITGTDVTKEASALILGDDNFSTIVAAIEEGRNIYENIRKFIRYLLASNVGEILTMFFAMMLGLPLPLVPIQILWVNLVTDGLPAMALGVDQPEKDLMEHKPRGAKENIFARRLGWKIISRGLLIGLCTLGAFWLTLRIDPGSPQQLIRAQSVAFATLVMAQLIHVFDCRSSRSVFHRNPFQNKYLVLAVLSSVVLMLAVMYLPPLQPVFKTVPLSFREWCLVLVTAGIPTFLMGAGSVWGGKKNRGRSGGRTMIKSTKISA, translated from the coding sequence ATGGAACAAAAAAGTTGGCACCGGTTCGGTGCGGAGGAACTGCAGAGGATGCTGAACATTCATCCTGGAGTAGGCCTAAGCGGAGAGGAGGCGGAGGAGAGACGCAAAGAGAGCGGGTATAACGAGCTTTCGGAGGGGAAGACAATTTCTCCGATCACCTTGCTGCTGAATCAGTTTAAGGATTTTATGGTGCTTGTGCTGATGGGAGCGACGCTGGTATCCGGACTTTTAGGTGAATATCTGGATGCAATTACGATCATCGCCATTATTTTACTTAACGGAGTTCTGGGTTTTGTCCAGGAATTCCGTGCCGAGCGTTCACTCCGCGCACTCAAGCAGCTCTCGGCACCTTCTGCCAAAGTGCTGCGGGGCGGAAAGCAGGAAGTTATACCGGCAAAAATGCTGGTGCCCGGCGACATCGTTCTGCTGGAAAGCGGCGACCGGATTCCAGCTGACATCCGCTGGCTGGAGTGCAGCGCACTTTATGCCGAGGAATCTGCACTGACCGGTGAATCGCTGCCTGTCTCTAAGCACGCGGAACCGATTCATGCCGAGGAGATTCCCTTGGGGGACCAGAAAAATATCGGCTTCATGGGGACGATGGTAACACGGGGCACAGGTAAGGCGGTTGTAGTCCGTACAGGCATGGATACCGAGATGGGGAAAATTGCCGATCTGATCCAAAACACTGAATCGCAGGAAACGCCGCTGCAGCACCGCCTAGAGCAGCTTGGGAAGATCCTGATCTACGTTTCGCTCGGTCTGACCATTGTCGTCGTCGTTGCTGGCATTCTGCACGGTCAGCCCGCTACAGCGATGTTCCTGGCAGGCGTCAGTCTTGCAGTTGCAGCCATTCCGGAAGGTCTGCCGGCGATTGTCACCATCGCGCTCGCACTTGGCGTGCAGCGGATGATCAAACGCAAAGCGATCGTCCGCAAGCTTCCTTCGGTGGAGACTCTCGGATGCGCCTCCGTAATCTGCTCTGACAAGACAGGTACTCTGACCCAGAACAAGATGACGGTAACGCGGCTGTGGACCGGAGGACGAAGTCTGGACGTGACGGGCGAAGGTTATGCTCCCAGCGGACAAGTGATGGAGAAGGGGCGAGCGGTTGATCTCAAGCATGATCAAAGCCTGCGGCGCATGCTTCAGGTCGGGGCTTTATGCAGCAATGCCGAAATTGTTGAGTCTCTGTCCAGTGACAGCCGAGGGAAACGCAAGGGAAAGGATAAGGGGGAAACGGACAAGGCGGCAGACACCCAGTCGGTATGGGAGCTCAAGGGCGACCCTACCGAAGGCGCATTAGTCGCTTTATCAGCGAAGATGGGGCTTACTGCCCAGTCGCTTGCTGTAACGTACGCCAGAGAGAAGGAGTTTCCTTTCGATTCTGAGCGCAAGCTGATGTCTGTGATCGTGGGGCATCCCGGCGGACGTATGATCTGCACCAAGGGAGCGCCGGATGTGCTGCTGAGCAACTGCGCCTATATGCTATGGGAAGGCGGGGTTGTCCCTTGTACGCCTACTTTGCGCCAGAAGGTGCTCGAAGCGAACGAGGAGATGGCTTCCGGAGCGTTGCGTGTACTAGGGATGGCTTACCGTGAGCTGCGATCAGGCGAAGCAGCAGACAGTGAAAAAGAAGCGGAATCCCAGCTGATATTTGTCGGACTGGCCGGAATGATCGATCCTCCGCGCCGTGAAGTGCGCGACGCGATCAGCATTACCCGGCGGGCAGGAATCAAGACGGTGATGATTACCGGTGACCACGGAACTACCGCCGAAGCCATTGCCCATCAGCTTGGCATTCTGCAGCGGGGTGGGACCGTTCTGACCGGCTCCCAGCTAACGCGGATGACTGATGATGAGCTGGATAAGGTGTCAGACTCTGTATATGTATACGCCCGTGTCTCCCCTGAGCATAAGCTGCGGATCGTCAAATCTCTGCAGCGGCGGGGCCATGTTGTGGCTATGACCGGAGATGGTGTGAATGACGCTCCGGCAATTAAAGCGGCGGACATCGGGATTTCCATGGGCATCACCGGCACCGATGTCACTAAAGAAGCATCAGCGCTTATTCTCGGAGATGATAATTTCTCAACGATCGTGGCAGCTATAGAAGAAGGGCGGAATATTTACGAGAATATCCGCAAATTTATCCGTTACCTGCTGGCTTCCAATGTCGGAGAGATCCTGACCATGTTCTTCGCTATGATGCTGGGGCTGCCGCTGCCGCTGGTGCCAATCCAGATTCTCTGGGTCAATCTGGTCACCGACGGACTGCCTGCGATGGCGCTGGGCGTGGATCAGCCGGAGAAGGATTTGATGGAGCACAAGCCGCGCGGAGCGAAGGAGAATATTTTTGCCCGCCGCCTGGGCTGGAAAATCATCAGCCGGGGCCTGCTGATCGGTCTGTGCACCCTGGGCGCCTTCTGGTTGACGCTGCGTATTGATCCAGGCAGCCCGCAGCAGCTCATCCGCGCACAGTCGGTTGCTTTTGCCACACTGGTTATGGCTCAGCTTATTCATGTATTCGACTGCCGCAGTTCCCGTTCGGTGTTCCACCGCAATCCTTTCCAGAATAAATATCTGGTGCTCGCCGTGTTGTCATCCGTTGTGCTCATGCTGGCTGTTATGTATCTGCCGCCGCTGCAGCCGGTATTTAAGACCGTACCGCTTAGCTTCCGCGAATGGTGCCTGGTGCTGGTCACCGCCGGTATCCCTACCTTCCTGATGGGAGCGGGCAGCGTGTGGGGCGGCAAGAAGAACCGCGGCCGCAGCGGAGGCCGGACGATGATAAAAAGTACAAAAATTTCAGCATAA
- the dapF gene encoding diaminopimelate epimerase yields the protein MEFTKMHGLGNDFIIVFGEQELPGNASELAVTLCNRFFGIGADGLVYILPSERGDYMMRIMNSDGSEAEQCGNAIRCVSKYVYEQGLVSSEQIVIETIGAGEQKVSLQVKNGVVETVTVDMGEPVLSGPQIPVAIDAEPVLDQPIEADGTEFKFTAVSMGNPHCVIYVEDAVSFDLATWGPKLEVHPLFPRKVNVEFATVLNRSHVDMRVWERGAGPTLACGTGACATLVSSVLNGHTDRSATISLKGGDLFIEWNENDNHVYMTGPAQVVYTGSVEV from the coding sequence ATGGAATTTACAAAAATGCACGGACTTGGAAATGATTTTATTATCGTATTCGGTGAGCAGGAGCTGCCGGGCAATGCTTCCGAGCTTGCAGTTACGTTGTGCAACCGGTTCTTCGGCATCGGAGCCGACGGTCTTGTCTACATTCTTCCGTCGGAGCGCGGAGACTATATGATGCGCATTATGAATTCGGACGGCTCAGAAGCGGAGCAATGCGGAAATGCAATCCGCTGCGTCTCCAAATATGTATATGAGCAGGGTCTCGTCAGCTCGGAGCAGATTGTGATTGAAACCATCGGGGCCGGTGAACAAAAGGTATCCCTGCAGGTGAAGAACGGCGTGGTGGAGACGGTTACGGTCGATATGGGAGAACCTGTATTGTCGGGCCCGCAGATTCCGGTGGCGATAGATGCCGAGCCTGTGCTGGACCAGCCCATCGAGGCAGACGGAACGGAATTCAAGTTCACGGCCGTATCCATGGGCAATCCGCACTGTGTAATCTATGTGGAGGACGCCGTGTCGTTTGATCTTGCGACCTGGGGGCCGAAGCTTGAGGTGCACCCGCTTTTCCCGAGAAAAGTGAACGTAGAATTCGCGACAGTGCTAAACCGCAGCCATGTAGATATGCGTGTCTGGGAACGCGGCGCCGGACCGACACTGGCCTGCGGTACCGGAGCCTGCGCAACGCTGGTCTCATCGGTACTGAATGGCCATACAGACCGCTCGGCCACGATCAGCCTGAAGGGCGGCGATCTGTTTATCGAGTGGAATGAGAATGACAACCATGTCTATATGACCGGACCTGCCCAGGTTGTATATACCGGCTCGGTAGAAGTTTAA